One part of the Sulfolobus tengchongensis genome encodes these proteins:
- a CDS encoding transporter yields MPIRLRSFILPIFSYAIPTFVLVYPSFFVNWLSKTMNLAYWEVFAIVALPFLGRIMGSFLYQSLKFNAVAYCFPLLGLLVILQNFLDLNILAIVRFFVGVLFGLLTSYAVESAVNSGNSALVGLTTAGWSIGWVMGYFAFAFLKDWYDITIVGFIIMLLSLLGLDNNEDFKWVKRSFISLPKLSSILIYISALSPAFVLQIIPSIFEGLGLAWLILPSYLLSIPVYVFLPVIGEFFGIRRVLVLSSVIVLISCLLMFLYFPWMVLIFTSFGLGVLGLAPKYLVSRGEDSRKVGLALNIGSIMGLIIPTLYGVMPMSPELLLSALMIAMVIV; encoded by the coding sequence ATGCCAATTAGGTTAAGATCGTTTATATTGCCTATTTTCTCTTACGCTATTCCCACATTTGTCTTAGTTTATCCTTCGTTTTTCGTTAATTGGCTCAGTAAGACGATGAATCTGGCGTATTGGGAGGTATTTGCAATAGTTGCCTTACCTTTTTTGGGTAGAATTATGGGTTCTTTTTTATATCAATCACTTAAGTTCAATGCAGTGGCATACTGTTTTCCTTTATTGGGACTTCTAGTCATTCTTCAAAATTTTCTAGATCTCAATATATTAGCGATAGTTAGATTCTTTGTCGGTGTATTATTTGGCTTATTAACAAGCTATGCAGTTGAGAGTGCTGTTAATAGTGGTAATAGTGCCTTAGTTGGTTTAACTACTGCAGGTTGGTCTATTGGCTGGGTTATGGGGTATTTTGCTTTTGCATTCCTTAAGGATTGGTATGATATAACTATAGTGGGATTTATTATAATGTTATTATCGCTACTGGGATTAGATAATAATGAAGATTTTAAATGGGTCAAACGTAGTTTTATATCTTTGCCTAAATTATCTTCTATCCTTATTTATATTTCCGCACTGTCTCCAGCTTTCGTTTTACAAATTATTCCAAGTATTTTTGAGGGATTAGGTTTAGCCTGGTTAATTCTTCCTTCTTATCTGTTGTCTATTCCGGTTTATGTCTTTTTACCAGTAATTGGTGAATTTTTTGGAATTAGGAGGGTTTTGGTTTTAAGTTCTGTTATTGTTCTAATCAGTTGTTTATTGATGTTCCTTTATTTTCCTTGGATGGTTTTAATTTTTACTAGCTTTGGTTTAGGTGTATTGGGTCTAGCTCCAAAATATTTAGTTTCAAGGGGTGAGGATTCTAGAAAGGTTGGCTTAGCTTTGAATATTGGTTCTATAATGGGTTTAATAATACCAACGCTATATGGTGTGATGCCAATGTCTCCAGAACTACTGTTATCAGCATTAATGATAGCTATGGTTATAGTATAA
- a CDS encoding ParA family protein, which translates to MSTTVIRILGIKGGVGKSSIAFALARIISISGYKVLFLDRDNLHTISKLLGIKECELSFVLGFTVFACNDWSKVPLNGYDYIIIDTYAGISKEEISSIKGDRVFNVFITDYFSIQNTLEYIMTWNMQENSRNFLVINMVKKEDAEYNSLQLAVVNSLISKKNVKNDGVFLFSFNEEYYGSYRVDSSNIELLLAHILTG; encoded by the coding sequence TTGAGTACTACTGTTATTAGAATCTTAGGAATAAAGGGTGGCGTAGGTAAGAGCTCCATAGCATTTGCATTAGCTAGAATCATCTCAATCTCTGGATATAAGGTATTGTTTTTGGATAGAGATAATTTACATACAATTTCCAAGTTATTAGGGATAAAGGAGTGTGAACTATCCTTTGTTTTAGGCTTTACAGTATTCGCATGTAATGATTGGAGTAAAGTCCCCTTAAATGGATACGATTACATAATAATTGATACGTATGCTGGTATATCTAAGGAAGAGATATCTAGTATTAAAGGTGACAGAGTTTTTAATGTATTTATAACTGATTATTTTTCAATTCAAAATACACTAGAGTATATAATGACGTGGAATATGCAAGAAAATAGTAGAAATTTTTTAGTGATTAATATGGTAAAAAAAGAAGATGCTGAATATAATTCCCTTCAACTTGCAGTAGTAAATTCGCTCATATCAAAAAAGAATGTAAAAAATGACGGAGTATTTTTGTTTTCCTTCAACGAGGAATATTACGGATCTTACAGAGTAGATTCGTCTAATATAGAACTCTTACTAGCTCATATTTTAACGGGATGA
- a CDS encoding alcohol dehydrogenase catalytic domain-containing protein: protein MKALVFDKSGIENLKVKEIEEPKLGPHDVLIRVVKSGLNPIDYFVVNYIPVKPMPHIPGAEIAGVVEKVGEHVKGLNKGDKVVVYNRVFDGSCDLCLSGKEMLCRNGGIMSVVTNGGWSEYFSVPDKNVFKIPENMNWDLAASLPVAALTSYHALRELEINPNDIVVVFGASGNTGIFAVELAKKFGATVIAVSRKNWLKEIGADYVVGYNEVVEKVKDITSGKMANIVINSLGSSVWDKSLEVLGYDGKLAFFGTLTGGEVKVNLSSLYGKHIKLVGTTGGSRKELMELINLCKDCKVKVWKTYSLEEGAEAVKQIMSENRDGRIMLQISSQH from the coding sequence ATGAAAGCACTTGTTTTTGATAAAAGTGGTATAGAAAACCTTAAAGTAAAGGAAATTGAAGAGCCTAAATTAGGTCCGCATGACGTATTAATAAGAGTAGTTAAATCAGGGTTAAACCCAATAGACTATTTTGTCGTAAATTACATACCAGTAAAACCAATGCCTCACATACCGGGAGCCGAAATAGCTGGAGTAGTGGAAAAGGTTGGAGAACACGTAAAGGGTTTAAACAAAGGCGATAAGGTAGTGGTTTATAATAGAGTATTTGATGGAAGCTGTGATTTGTGTTTATCTGGTAAGGAAATGTTATGCAGAAATGGAGGGATAATGAGTGTCGTAACAAATGGAGGTTGGTCAGAATACTTTTCAGTCCCAGATAAGAATGTATTCAAAATTCCGGAAAATATGAATTGGGATCTAGCTGCAAGTTTACCTGTAGCAGCACTAACTTCGTACCATGCATTAAGAGAATTAGAGATAAATCCCAATGATATAGTTGTAGTATTTGGCGCAAGTGGAAATACGGGAATTTTCGCAGTGGAACTTGCTAAAAAGTTCGGAGCTACTGTTATTGCAGTTTCAAGAAAGAATTGGTTAAAAGAAATAGGAGCTGACTATGTTGTAGGGTATAATGAAGTAGTGGAAAAAGTAAAAGATATAACTAGTGGGAAAATGGCTAATATAGTTATAAATTCTTTAGGTTCGTCGGTGTGGGACAAAAGCTTAGAAGTTCTAGGTTATGATGGCAAACTCGCATTTTTCGGAACACTGACTGGAGGAGAAGTAAAAGTAAACTTAAGCTCACTATACGGAAAACACATAAAATTAGTGGGGACTACTGGTGGGTCAAGGAAGGAATTAATGGAGTTAATAAACTTATGCAAGGATTGTAAGGTAAAAGTTTGGAAAACATATAGTCTAGAAGAAGGTGCAGAGGCAGTTAAACAAATAATGAGCGAAAATAGAGACGGCAGAATAATGTTACAAATCTCATCGCAACACTGA